In one window of Vallitalea okinawensis DNA:
- a CDS encoding AraC family transcriptional regulator, producing the protein MSDYYNKVQKALDYIEKHIKEDITLEELSALCFYSAHHFHRVFQSIVGIPVTDYVRKRKLSVAAGEIIDSNKNIVDIALDYGFNSHETFSRAFKRIFDITPNAYRKLGTHAIPMDFWKVSFSHSDLQKRYMRAVETLCDRLKNDMNVLAVIIMGSLSYDQVWEKSDIDMTIIVNDNCKLNSELCLLEDDIYVNGHVMTRSEYRKLIGKSLKASFTHSYYSLGTMIYCKDESLKELFENICDTDDIGKRDKSFALLERTEWVLGRLYKAEKWLKVKSDVRYSYLWITETLKHIAAIEVLLNNNIPSREVILQALKYKNPIIEKLYIGLMDERKNSINISKSIDMIYDYLRQHMDTICKPILDYFDKATEMKALTTIVKDFNKTFRTNTICEVCEWLCEEGVLVKDISEIHITNKSNNVVYEPAYIKSDCDMDIFI; encoded by the coding sequence ATGTCTGATTATTATAATAAGGTTCAAAAAGCTTTGGATTATATAGAGAAACATATAAAAGAGGATATTACACTTGAGGAATTGTCTGCCTTATGCTTTTATTCTGCTCATCATTTCCATAGGGTATTTCAATCCATAGTCGGTATTCCTGTTACTGACTATGTACGGAAGAGAAAACTATCTGTTGCAGCTGGGGAGATTATAGACTCAAATAAAAATATAGTAGATATTGCATTGGATTATGGGTTTAACTCACATGAGACATTTTCCAGAGCCTTCAAGCGTATCTTTGATATTACACCGAATGCATATCGAAAGTTAGGAACTCACGCTATACCCATGGATTTCTGGAAAGTTAGTTTTAGCCATAGTGATTTACAGAAAAGATATATGCGTGCAGTGGAAACGTTATGTGATCGACTGAAAAATGATATGAATGTTCTTGCAGTCATCATTATGGGGAGCCTTTCTTATGATCAGGTATGGGAAAAGTCGGATATAGATATGACCATCATCGTCAACGATAACTGTAAACTTAATTCAGAACTATGTCTGTTAGAAGATGATATTTACGTTAATGGACACGTAATGACGAGATCGGAATATAGAAAACTTATTGGCAAGAGCTTAAAAGCGTCATTTACACATTCCTATTATTCATTAGGGACAATGATCTATTGTAAAGATGAATCATTGAAGGAACTCTTTGAGAATATTTGTGATACTGATGATATAGGAAAGAGAGATAAATCATTTGCTTTGTTGGAGAGAACGGAGTGGGTTCTTGGAAGACTTTATAAGGCTGAGAAATGGCTGAAAGTCAAGAGTGATGTTAGGTACTCCTACCTTTGGATCACTGAAACTTTAAAACATATAGCAGCAATTGAAGTATTGCTAAATAATAATATCCCATCAAGAGAGGTTATATTGCAAGCACTCAAGTACAAGAATCCAATAATAGAAAAATTGTATATTGGGTTAATGGATGAGCGAAAAAACAGTATCAATATATCTAAGTCTATTGATATGATCTATGATTATTTAAGACAACATATGGACACTATTTGCAAACCTATATTAGACTATTTTGATAAGGCTACTGAAATGAAAGCTCTAACAACCATAGTCAAGGATTTTAATAAGACATTTCGTACCAATACAATTTGTGAAGTATGCGAATGGCTATGTGAAGAAGGGGTTTTGGTAAAAGATATCTCAGAAATACATATAACCAATAAGAGCAATAACGTTGTCTATGAACCAGCTTATATCAAGAGTGATTGTGATATGGATATATTCATTTGA
- the uvrA gene encoding excinuclease ABC subunit UvrA yields MLGQKEIVIKGARQNNLKNIDVNIPRDKITVITGVSGSGKSSLAFDIIYGEGQRRFLDSLPTFSRSRIAQLKKPEVDFVFGLSPVIAIEQKRGLVNPRSTVGTMTDIYDYMRLLFATVGVAKCPYCQERFDIKTSGQIVEAVLSLPQGTKIEFLTPVKKLYGETYSYLFDEIRQKGYSNLIIDGDRVDISEEIDIDEYSDHDIKIVIDRFEVKSNIEKSLTNSLETALEVIGEHVLIAEFISEDVSEEVKDNFYSSFGCKEHHITMANIESHYFAFNNINSSCRTCGGIGTSKKADPRLMIVNHERSINEGAFDPSVYNCRGEVTYKHIIMYNLSRHYKFSLDAPFNQLSDDIKDILFYGTKGEKITIEAPPDLNKRNWIIGRKIQFSGYVNQTEHWYRESTRSDKVNEAVLEWFRKKMIEYTCPDCGGKKLKEQRFNIHIHHKDIHELCWMQLTELLDFMEQLEFPIEKKYIAEPIVQEIIKRLRLLVDIGLDYLSLGRRADTISGGEAQRIRLASQISSGLMGMIYVLDEPSIGLHARDSKKVINILNQLRDLGNTVIVVEHDIETIESADNIVEVGPGPGSHGGMIVETGNLEKIKRAKHSITGRYLSGKDTIPVPITRRQSNGHKLTVQGARENNLKNINLEIPLGILVCITGVSGSGKSTLVNEIIYKKVRSIADPRIIPGEHKGFRGNEYINNIINIDQSPIGKNSRSNPATYIGLFDSIRRLFLTTKEAKEKEYTISNFSFNSKNSGRCEHCKGDGRIVTKLQFMPDVEIVCPICKGQRYKKEILDVKYKSKNIYEILDMSVEEAVEFFKDKKNIYHKLNIMNQLGLGYIKLGQSSTTLSGGEAQRIKLASELGKIKRGSNNLYILDEPTTGLHISDIKKLLSCLNMLIEKGHSLLVIEHNLEVLKTADHIIDLGPEGGKNGGYVVAQGTPEQVRDVKGSVTGKFLKQVL; encoded by the coding sequence GTGTTAGGACAGAAGGAAATCGTGATAAAAGGTGCAAGGCAGAATAATCTTAAGAATATAGATGTGAATATTCCACGGGATAAGATTACTGTCATAACAGGTGTAAGCGGTTCAGGCAAGTCGTCCCTAGCGTTTGATATTATCTATGGTGAGGGGCAACGTCGATTTCTTGATTCGTTGCCTACATTCTCTAGAAGTAGAATTGCCCAACTAAAGAAACCAGAGGTAGATTTCGTTTTCGGACTATCACCGGTAATCGCCATCGAACAAAAAAGAGGACTTGTTAATCCCAGGTCTACAGTAGGAACCATGACGGATATCTATGATTATATGCGTCTACTCTTTGCTACAGTGGGCGTAGCAAAATGCCCCTATTGCCAGGAGCGATTTGATATTAAGACATCTGGTCAAATAGTTGAAGCAGTGTTGTCATTACCACAGGGAACGAAGATTGAATTCTTAACACCTGTAAAGAAGCTGTATGGAGAAACCTATTCCTATCTCTTTGACGAGATAAGGCAGAAAGGCTATAGTAATCTGATCATTGATGGTGATAGGGTGGATATAAGTGAAGAAATTGATATCGACGAATACAGTGATCATGATATCAAAATTGTTATTGATCGATTTGAGGTAAAGAGCAATATCGAGAAGAGTTTAACCAATTCGCTAGAAACGGCATTAGAGGTCATTGGCGAGCATGTACTGATTGCAGAGTTCATATCAGAGGATGTATCGGAAGAGGTAAAAGATAATTTCTATAGCAGCTTTGGGTGCAAGGAACATCATATAACTATGGCCAACATTGAATCTCACTACTTTGCTTTTAACAATATAAACAGTTCATGTAGAACATGTGGGGGTATTGGAACTTCCAAGAAGGCAGATCCCAGACTGATGATTGTCAATCATGAGAGGAGCATTAACGAAGGAGCATTTGATCCAAGTGTCTATAACTGCAGAGGGGAAGTAACATACAAACATATCATCATGTATAACCTATCACGGCACTATAAATTCAGTTTAGATGCACCCTTCAATCAATTATCCGATGATATTAAAGATATATTGTTTTATGGAACTAAAGGTGAAAAAATAACTATAGAGGCACCGCCGGACCTCAACAAGAGGAATTGGATTATCGGCAGGAAAATACAATTCAGTGGGTATGTTAATCAAACAGAACATTGGTATAGAGAAAGCACCAGGAGTGATAAAGTCAATGAAGCTGTACTTGAATGGTTCAGGAAGAAGATGATAGAGTATACTTGCCCGGACTGTGGAGGAAAAAAGCTTAAAGAACAACGCTTCAATATCCATATCCATCATAAGGACATACATGAATTATGTTGGATGCAGCTAACGGAGTTACTTGATTTTATGGAGCAACTAGAATTTCCTATAGAGAAAAAGTATATAGCAGAACCTATTGTTCAGGAAATCATAAAGAGACTTAGGTTGTTAGTTGACATTGGTTTGGATTATCTTTCTTTAGGAAGAAGAGCCGATACTATTTCAGGTGGAGAAGCACAGAGAATTCGTCTAGCTTCACAAATTAGTTCTGGACTCATGGGCATGATTTATGTCCTTGACGAGCCAAGTATAGGACTTCATGCAAGGGATAGCAAGAAAGTGATTAATATATTAAACCAACTTAGAGATTTAGGTAATACAGTCATTGTTGTTGAGCACGATATAGAGACAATTGAAAGTGCAGATAACATTGTGGAGGTTGGACCCGGACCCGGTAGTCATGGTGGTATGATAGTTGAAACAGGTAATCTTGAAAAGATTAAGAGGGCTAAGCACTCTATTACTGGCAGATACCTTTCGGGTAAAGATACGATACCAGTTCCAATAACAAGACGACAAAGTAATGGACATAAGTTGACAGTACAAGGAGCTAGGGAAAATAACTTAAAAAATATTAATTTAGAGATTCCACTAGGTATTCTTGTATGTATAACAGGGGTTTCTGGATCTGGTAAGAGTACATTGGTTAATGAGATCATTTATAAAAAGGTGAGAAGCATAGCTGACCCAAGGATAATTCCCGGTGAACATAAGGGGTTCAGAGGAAACGAATACATCAATAATATTATTAATATCGATCAATCTCCCATCGGGAAGAACAGTAGATCTAATCCTGCCACCTACATTGGTCTATTTGATAGCATAAGAAGATTATTCTTAACGACTAAAGAGGCTAAAGAGAAGGAGTATACTATATCCAACTTTAGCTTTAACAGTAAGAATAGCGGAAGGTGTGAGCATTGTAAAGGTGATGGGCGTATCGTAACAAAGTTGCAGTTTATGCCGGATGTAGAGATCGTTTGCCCTATATGTAAGGGACAGCGCTATAAAAAAGAGATATTGGATGTTAAGTATAAGAGCAAAAATATCTATGAAATACTGGATATGAGTGTTGAAGAGGCAGTGGAATTCTTTAAAGATAAGAAGAATATATATCACAAACTTAACATTATGAATCAATTAGGATTAGGTTATATTAAGTTAGGTCAGTCTTCGACAACTTTATCAGGAGGGGAAGCACAAAGAATTAAGCTTGCTTCTGAATTAGGAAAGATCAAGAGAGGTAGCAATAACCTTTATATATTAGATGAGCCTACAACTGGATTACACATCTCGGACATCAAGAAGCTTTTAAGCTGTTTGAATATGCTCATAGAAAAAGGACATTCACTACTTGTTATAGAACATAATCTAGAGGTGCTCAAAACAGCAGACCATATCATCGACCTCGGACCTGAAGGTGGAAAAAATGGAGGCTATGTAGTTGCCCAAGGAACACCAGAACAGGTGAGGGATGTTAAGGGATCGGTGACAGGTAAGTTTCTTAAACAAGTTTTGTAA
- a CDS encoding SDR family oxidoreductase, with protein MNILMTGSTGIVGLPCLKLFLEEGHNVYCIVREKNGELPSKRLKKALKLNNLPKNLNIMTGDIKKPLFELSSEDLSMLNKASIDIFFHCAALTKMEDRYHKESILTNIEGTKHAISLGKALNIPHFHYISTAYVANGGSNIYELNKEKSEQIIQSSNIPYTISRLAIVIGDTATGQISDFTGMYGYFLAAYRIVKKSNYKTMLEAEASEGATLNLIPADWTAKTLSLINEKGPSNTILNIVDENPLLVETVYDYGFKSLGIDQNTITVRSLDTTSSTATRYQKMFNFIINIFRPYTSKQFIASTKTLREHLQEDYVKAPSMTYDLIDKCLQYALITIND; from the coding sequence ATGAATATATTAATGACAGGTTCGACTGGTATTGTTGGTTTGCCATGTTTGAAATTATTTTTAGAAGAAGGTCATAACGTTTATTGTATTGTAAGAGAAAAAAATGGTGAACTACCATCCAAACGTTTAAAAAAAGCATTAAAACTTAATAATCTACCAAAAAATTTGAACATAATGACAGGTGATATAAAAAAACCCCTCTTTGAATTATCTAGTGAAGATTTATCCATGCTTAATAAGGCATCCATTGATATCTTTTTCCACTGTGCAGCACTTACTAAGATGGAGGATCGCTATCACAAAGAATCCATATTAACCAATATAGAAGGCACAAAACATGCTATTAGTTTAGGAAAAGCACTAAATATTCCCCATTTCCACTATATCTCAACTGCCTATGTCGCTAATGGCGGCTCCAATATATATGAACTTAATAAAGAAAAATCAGAGCAAATTATACAGTCTTCTAATATCCCATACACTATTTCAAGGTTAGCTATTGTAATAGGCGATACAGCAACAGGTCAAATAAGTGATTTTACTGGGATGTACGGTTATTTCTTAGCGGCATACCGCATAGTAAAGAAATCAAACTATAAAACAATGCTTGAAGCAGAAGCAAGTGAAGGAGCAACCCTTAATCTAATTCCAGCAGATTGGACAGCCAAGACTCTATCACTTATTAATGAAAAGGGACCTTCCAATACTATTCTCAATATTGTTGATGAGAATCCTCTGCTTGTAGAAACAGTTTATGATTATGGTTTTAAATCCTTAGGCATTGATCAGAATACTATTACTGTCAGGAGTCTTGATACGACATCAAGCACAGCAACCAGATATCAGAAGATGTTTAATTTTATAATTAATATCTTTAGACCTTATACCAGTAAGCAATTTATTGCATCAACGAAGACTTTGAGAGAACATCTACAAGAAGATTATGTTAAAGCGCCTTCTATGACGTATGATTTAATTGATAAATGTCTCCAATATGCGTTAATCACCATTAACGATTAA